A stretch of Mustela nigripes isolate SB6536 chromosome 6, MUSNIG.SB6536, whole genome shotgun sequence DNA encodes these proteins:
- the GPD1 gene encoding glycerol-3-phosphate dehydrogenase [NAD(+)], cytoplasmic, whose product MAGKKVCIVGSGNWGSVIAKIVGGNAAQLSHFDPRVTMWVFEEDIGGRKLTEIINTQHENVKYLPGHKLPPNVVAVPDVVQAAADADILIFVVPHQFISKICGQLKGHLKANTIGVSLIKGVDEGPQGLKLISEVIGEHLGIPMSVLMGANIASEVADEKFCETTIGCKDRTQGQLLKMLMQTPNFRITVVQEVDTVEICGALKNVVAVGAGFCDGLGFGDNTKAAVIRLGLMEMIAFAKLFCSGPVSCATFLESCGIADLITTCYGGRNRKVAEAFARTGKPIEQLEKEMLNGQKLQGPPTARELHSILQHKGLVDKFPLFMAVYRICYERQPVGEFIHCLQNHPEHL is encoded by the exons ATGGCTGGCAAGAAAGTCTGCATTGTAGGCTCCGGCAACTG gGGCTCAGTTATTGCCAAGATTGTGGGAGGCAATGCAGCCCAGCTGTCACACTTTGACCCACGGGTGACCATGTGGGTGTTTGAGGAAGACATCGGGGGGAGAAAGCTGACAGAGATCATCAACACGCAGCATGAGAATGTCAAGTACCTGCCAGGGCACAAGCTGCCTCCCAACGTG GTGGCTGTCCCAGATGTGGTCCAGGCTGCAGCAGATGCTGACATCCTCATCTTCGTGGTGCCTCATCAGTTCATCAGCAAGATTTGTGGTCAGCTCAAGGGCCACCTCAAGGCAAACACCATTGGTGTATCTCTTATTAAG GGGGTAGACGAGGGCCCTCAAGGGCTGAAGCTCATCTCTGAAGTGATTGGGGAGCACCTTGGCATCCCCATGAGCGTGCTGATGGGGGCCAACATTGCCAGCGAGGTGGCTGATGAGAAGTTCTGTGAGACAACCATCG GCTGCAAGGACCGGACCCAAGGACAGCTTCTGAAAATGTTGATGCAGACTCCGAATTTCCGCATCACAGTGGTGCAGGAGGTGGATACGGTAGAGATCTGTGGGGCGTTAAAG AATGTAGTGGCCGTGGGCGCCGGCTTCTGTGATGGGCTGGGCTTTGGTGACAACACCAAGGCTGCGGTGATCCGACTGGGGCTCATGGAGATGATCGCCTTTGCCAAGCTCTTCTGCAGTGGCCCTGTGTCCTGTGCCACCTTCTTGGAGAGCTGTGGTATTGCTGACCTCATCACTACCTGCTATGGAGGGCGGAACCGAAAGGTGGCGGAAGCCTTCGCCCGCACAGGAAAG CCCATTGAGCAGCTGGAGAAGGAGATGCTGAATGGGCAGAAGCTGCAGGGGCCCCCGACAGCCCGGGAGCTACACAGCATCCTCCAGCACAAGGGCCTGGTGGACAA
- the ASIC1 gene encoding acid-sensing ion channel 1 isoform X5, with protein sequence MRSSWKSCRTRPTSEASSPSPSTCVSSTTAQGTTFETCCSPATSGGRSAARKTSRWKPPEKMPIQIFCSVSFSSGEEAPGPLGDVWGPHWQRRHNSESEEEENKKETEAVTKEAREGDSPVDLVAFANSCTLHGASHIFVEGGPGLRQALWAVAFVLALGAFLCQVGDRVAYYLSYPHVTLLDEVATTELAFPAVTLCNTNAVRLSQLSYPDLLYLAPMLGLDESDDPGVPLAPPGPEAFSGEPFNLYRFYNRSCHRLEDMLLYCSYCGGPCGPHNFSVVFTRYGKCYTFNSGRDGRPRLKTMKGGTGNGLEIMLDIQQDEYLPVWGETDETSFEAGIKVQIHSQDEPPFIDQLGFGVAPGFQTFVSCQEQRQLIYLPPPWGTCKAVTMDSDFFDSYSITACRIDCETRYLVENCNCRMVHMPGDAPYCTPEQYKECADPALDFLVEKDQEYCVCEMPCNLTRYGKELSMVKIPSKASAKYLAKKFNKSEQYIGENILVLDIFFEVLNYETIEQKKAYEIAGLLGDIGGQMGLFIGASILTVLELFDYAYEVIKHKLCRRGKCQKEAKRSSADKGVALSLDDVKRHNPCESLRGHPAGMTYAANILPHHPARGTFEDFTC encoded by the exons GAAGCCCCCGGAGAAGATGCCCATCCAGATCTTCTGCTCTGTGTCCTTCTCCTCTGGAGAGGAGGCCCCAGGGCCCTTGGGAGATGTTTGGGGTCCCCACTGGCAGCGGCGGCACAACTCAGAatcagaagaggaggaaaacaagaaagaaacggAGGCAGTGACAAAGGAGGCCCGAGAGGGGGATTCGCCCGTGGATTTGGTGGCCTTTGCCAACAGCTGCACCCTGCACGGCGCCAGCCACATCTTCGTGGAGGGGGGTCCGGGGCTGAGGCAGGCCCTGTGGGCAGTGGCCTTTGTCCTCGCTCTGGGTGCCTTCTTGTGCCAGGTGGGGGACCGCGTCGCCTATTACCTCAGCTACCCGCACGTGACTCTGCTAGACGAGGTGGCCACCACGGAGCTGGCCTTCCCGGCCGTCACCCTCTGCAACACTAATGCCGTGCGCCTGTCCCAGCTCAGCTACCCTGACTTGCTCTACCTGGCCCCCATGCTGGGGCTGGATGAAAGTGATGACCCTGGGGTGCCCCTTGCCCCACCGGGGCCCGAGGCCTTCTCCGGGGAGCCCTTCAACCTGTACCGCTTCTATAATCGCTCCTGCCACCGGCTGGAGGACATGCTGCTGTATTGCTCCTACTGCGGGGGGCCCTGTGGCCCTCACAACTTCTCAGTG GTCTTCACGAGGTATGGCAAGTGCTACACGTTCAACTCGGGCCGAGACGGGCGTCCGCGGCTGAAGACCATGAAGGGTGGGACTGGCAATGGGCTGGAGATCATGCTGGACATCCAGCAGGATGAGTACCTGCCTGTATGGGGAGAGACTG ATGAGACGTCCTTCGAAGCGGGCATCAAAGTGCAGATCCACAGTCAGGATGAACCTCCCTTCATCGACCAGCTGGGCTTTGGTGTGGCCCCAGGGTTCCAGACCTTTGTGTCCTGCCAGGAGCAGCGG CAGCTCATCTACCTGCCCCCGCCCTGGGGCACCTGCAAAGCTGTCACCATGGACTCGGATTTCTTCGACTCCTACAGCATTACTGCCTGCCGCATCGACTGTGAGACACGCTACCTGGTGGAGAACTGTAACTGTCGTATGGTGCACATGCCAG GGGATGCCCCATACTGCACCCCAGAACAATACAAGGAGTGCGCGGATCCTGCTCTGG ACTTCCTGGTGGAGAAGGACCAGGAGTACTGTGTGTGTGAAATGCCCTGCAACCTAACCCGCTATGGCAAGGAGCTGTCCATGGTCAAGATCCCCAGCAAAGCATCAGCCAAGTACCTGGCCAAGAAGTTCAACAAGTCTGAGCAGTACATAGG GGAGAACATCCTGGTGCTGGACATTTTCTTTGAAGTCCTCAACTATGAAACTATTGAGCAGAAGAAGGCCTATGAAAttgcagggctcctgg gtgACATCGGGGGCCAGATGGGGCTGTTCATTGGGGCCAGCATCCTGACGGTACTGGAGCTCTTTGACTACGCCTATGAG GTCATTAAGCACAAGCTGTGCAGAAGAGGAAAGTGCCAGAAGGAGGCCAAAAGGAGCAGCGCCGACAAGGGCGTGGCCCTTAGCCTGGATGACGTCAAAAGACAT AACCCGTGTGAGAGCCTCCGGGGCCACCCCGCTGGGATGACCTACGCTGCCAACATCCTACCTCACCATCCGGCCCGAGGCACTTTTGAGGACTTTACCTGCTGA
- the ASIC1 gene encoding acid-sensing ion channel 1 isoform X3, with product MPIQIFCSVSFSSGEEAPGPLGDVWGPHWQRRHNSESEEEENKKETEAVTKEAREGDSPVDLVAFANSCTLHGASHIFVEGGPGLRQALWAVAFVLALGAFLCQVGDRVAYYLSYPHVTLLDEVATTELAFPAVTLCNTNAVRLSQLSYPDLLYLAPMLGLDESDDPGVPLAPPGPEAFSGEPFNLYRFYNRSCHRLEDMLLYCSYCGGPCGPHNFSVVFTRYGKCYTFNSGRDGRPRLKTMKGGTGNGLEIMLDIQQDEYLPVWGETDETSFEAGIKVQIHSQDEPPFIDQLGFGVAPGFQTFVSCQEQRLIYLPPPWGTCKAVTMDSDFFDSYSITACRIDCETRYLVENCNCRMVHMPGDAPYCTPEQYKECADPALDFLVEKDQEYCVCEMPCNLTRYGKELSMVKIPSKASAKYLAKKFNKSEQYIGENILVLDIFFEVLNYETIEQKKAYEIAGLLGDIGGQMGLFIGASILTVLELFDYAYEVIKHKLCRRGKCQKEAKRSSADKGVALSLDDVKRHNPCESLRGHPAGMTYAANILPHHPARGTFEDFTC from the exons ATGCCCATCCAGATCTTCTGCTCTGTGTCCTTCTCCTCTGGAGAGGAGGCCCCAGGGCCCTTGGGAGATGTTTGGGGTCCCCACTGGCAGCGGCGGCACAACTCAGAatcagaagaggaggaaaacaagaaagaaacggAGGCAGTGACAAAGGAGGCCCGAGAGGGGGATTCGCCCGTGGATTTGGTGGCCTTTGCCAACAGCTGCACCCTGCACGGCGCCAGCCACATCTTCGTGGAGGGGGGTCCGGGGCTGAGGCAGGCCCTGTGGGCAGTGGCCTTTGTCCTCGCTCTGGGTGCCTTCTTGTGCCAGGTGGGGGACCGCGTCGCCTATTACCTCAGCTACCCGCACGTGACTCTGCTAGACGAGGTGGCCACCACGGAGCTGGCCTTCCCGGCCGTCACCCTCTGCAACACTAATGCCGTGCGCCTGTCCCAGCTCAGCTACCCTGACTTGCTCTACCTGGCCCCCATGCTGGGGCTGGATGAAAGTGATGACCCTGGGGTGCCCCTTGCCCCACCGGGGCCCGAGGCCTTCTCCGGGGAGCCCTTCAACCTGTACCGCTTCTATAATCGCTCCTGCCACCGGCTGGAGGACATGCTGCTGTATTGCTCCTACTGCGGGGGGCCCTGTGGCCCTCACAACTTCTCAGTG GTCTTCACGAGGTATGGCAAGTGCTACACGTTCAACTCGGGCCGAGACGGGCGTCCGCGGCTGAAGACCATGAAGGGTGGGACTGGCAATGGGCTGGAGATCATGCTGGACATCCAGCAGGATGAGTACCTGCCTGTATGGGGAGAGACTG ATGAGACGTCCTTCGAAGCGGGCATCAAAGTGCAGATCCACAGTCAGGATGAACCTCCCTTCATCGACCAGCTGGGCTTTGGTGTGGCCCCAGGGTTCCAGACCTTTGTGTCCTGCCAGGAGCAGCGG CTCATCTACCTGCCCCCGCCCTGGGGCACCTGCAAAGCTGTCACCATGGACTCGGATTTCTTCGACTCCTACAGCATTACTGCCTGCCGCATCGACTGTGAGACACGCTACCTGGTGGAGAACTGTAACTGTCGTATGGTGCACATGCCAG GGGATGCCCCATACTGCACCCCAGAACAATACAAGGAGTGCGCGGATCCTGCTCTGG ACTTCCTGGTGGAGAAGGACCAGGAGTACTGTGTGTGTGAAATGCCCTGCAACCTAACCCGCTATGGCAAGGAGCTGTCCATGGTCAAGATCCCCAGCAAAGCATCAGCCAAGTACCTGGCCAAGAAGTTCAACAAGTCTGAGCAGTACATAGG GGAGAACATCCTGGTGCTGGACATTTTCTTTGAAGTCCTCAACTATGAAACTATTGAGCAGAAGAAGGCCTATGAAAttgcagggctcctgg gtgACATCGGGGGCCAGATGGGGCTGTTCATTGGGGCCAGCATCCTGACGGTACTGGAGCTCTTTGACTACGCCTATGAG GTCATTAAGCACAAGCTGTGCAGAAGAGGAAAGTGCCAGAAGGAGGCCAAAAGGAGCAGCGCCGACAAGGGCGTGGCCCTTAGCCTGGATGACGTCAAAAGACAT AACCCGTGTGAGAGCCTCCGGGGCCACCCCGCTGGGATGACCTACGCTGCCAACATCCTACCTCACCATCCGGCCCGAGGCACTTTTGAGGACTTTACCTGCTGA
- the SMARCD1 gene encoding SWI/SNF-related matrix-associated actin-dependent regulator of chromatin subfamily D member 1 translates to MAARAGFQSVAPSGGAGASGGAGAAAALGPGGTPGPPVRMGPAPGQGLYRSPMPGAAYPRPGMLPGSRMTPQGPSMGPPGYGGNPSVRPGLAQSGMDQSRKRPAPQQIQQVQQQAVQNRNHNAKKKKMADKILPQRIRELVPESQAYMDLLAFERKLDQTIMRKRLDIQEALKRPIKQKRKLRIFISNTFNPAKSDAEDGEGTVASWELRVEGRLLEDSALSKYDATKQKRKFSSFFKSLVIELDKDLYGPDNHLVEWHRTATTQETDGFQVKRPGDVNVRCTVLLMLDYQPPQFKLDPRLARLLGIHTQTRPVIIQALWQYIKTHKLQDPHEREFVICDKYLQQIFESQRMKFSEIPQRLHALLMPPEPIIINHVISVDPNDQKKTACYDIDVEVDDTLKTQMNSFLLSTASQQEIATLDNKIHETIETINQLKTQREFMLSFARDPQGFINDWLQSQCRDLKTMTDVVGNPEEERRAEFYFQPWAQEAVCRYFYSKVQQRRQELEQALGIRNT, encoded by the exons ATGGCGGCCCGGGCGGGTTTCCAGTCTGTGGCTCCGAGCGGCGGCGCCGGAGCCTCAGGAGGGGCGGGCGCTGCGGCTGCCCTGGGTCCGGGCGGGACTCCGGGGCCTCCCGTGAGAATGGGCCCGGCGCCGGGTCAAGGGCTGTACCGCTCCCCGATGCCCGGAGCGGCCTATCCG AGACCAGGTATGCTGCCAGGCAGCCGAATGACACCTCAGGGACCTTCCATGGGACCCCCTGGCTATGGGGGGAACCCCTCAGTCCGACCTGGCCTGGCCCAGTCAGGGATGGACCAGTCCCGCAAGAGACCTGCACCTCAGCAGATACAGCAGGTCCAGCAGCAGGCGGTCCAAAATCGAAACCACAA tgcaaagaaaaagaagatggctGACAAAATTCTACCTCAAAGG ATTCGTGAACTGGTACCAGAATCCCAGGCATATATGGATCTCTTGGCTTTTGAAAGGAAGCTGGACCAGACTATCATGAGGAAACGGCTAGATATCCAGGAGGCCTTGAAACGTCCCATCAAG CAAAAACGGAAGCTGcgaattttcatttctaacactTTCAATCCGGCTAAGTCAGATGCCGAGGATGGGGAAGGGACAGTGGCTTCCTGGGAACTTCGGGTAGAAGGACGGCTCTTGGAGGAT tCAGCTTTGTCCAAATATGATGCCAccaaacaaaagaggaaattctcttccttttttaagtcCTTGGTGATCGAACTGGACAAAGACCTGTATGGGCCAGACAACCACCTGGTGGAA TGGCACAGGACCGCCACTACCCAGGAGACGGATGGCTTCCAGGTGAAGCGGCCAGGAGACGTGAATGTACGGTGTACCGTCCTCCTGATGCTGGACTACCAG CCTCCCCAGTTTAAATTAGATCCTCGCCTGGCTCGGCTCTTGGGCATCCACACCCAGACCCGTCCAGTGATCATTCAAGCACTGTGGCAATATATTAAGACACATAAGCTCCAGGACCCTCATGAGCGGGAATTTGTCATCTGTGACAAGTACCTCCAGCAG ATCTTTGAGTCTCAACGGATGAAGTTTTCAGAGATCCCTCAACGGCTGCATGCCTTGCTCATGCCACCAGAGCCCATCATCATCAATCATGTCATCAG TGTTGACCCAAATGATCAGAAGAAGACTGCTTGTTATGACATCGATGTGGAAGTGGATGATACTTTGAAGACCCAGATGAATTCTTTCCTGCTATCTACTGCCAGCCAGCAGGAGATTGCTACTCTAGACAACAAG atCCACGAGACAATAGAAACTATCAATCAGCTGAAGACCCAGCGGGAATTCATGCTGAGCTTCGCCAGGGACCCTCAGGGTTTCATCAATGATTGGCTACAGTCCCAGTGCCGGGACCTCAAG ACCATGACCGATGTGGTAGGGAACCCGGAGGAAGAGCGCCGAGCCGAGTTTTACTTCCAGCCTTGGGCTCAGGAGGCTGTGTGCCGATACTTCTATTCCAAG GTGCAGCAGAGACGACAAGAATTAGAGCAGGCCCTGGGAATCCGAAACACATAG